In Miscanthus floridulus cultivar M001 unplaced genomic scaffold, ASM1932011v1 os_1766_2, whole genome shotgun sequence, the sequence ggtatggacttaagagggatgttgctgaatatgttgctatatgtgatacatgttagagagttaaagctgaacatcaaagacctgcagaaTTATTACAACAAAtaaagatacctgagtggaagtgggaagaagtgggtatggattttattgttgggttaccacgcactcagggaggtcatgattcaatatgggtgatagtggatcggttaactaaagttgctcactttataccgatcaagactacttataatggactgAGGTTGTCTCAATTATATATGGAgaagatagtgtgtctacatggagttcccaaaaaAATTGTGTCTGATTGAGGTACTCAATTTATGTCTCATTTTTTTGCaacaagtacatagttcgttggaacaaagttgaattttagtacatcatatcatcctcagacaatGGACAAATTGAGAGAACTAATCAGattttagaggacatgttgagagcttatgtgTTGTAGTACGGTACCAGTTgagacaagagtttgccttatgcagagttctcgtataacaacagttatcagaagagtctcaatatggcaccttttaaagctttgtatggacgaaagtgtagaaccccattgttttggaatcaaatgggagaaactcaagtgttcgaccagatgttttaagagacgcagaagagcaagtaaggatgattaaagataacttgagagtggcacagtctcgacagaagagttatgtcgacactaggagaagagaattAGTTTTCAAAATAGGGGATTACATTTacctgaaggtgtcacctattagaagtgtgagaggatttaacatgaaaggaaagttagcaccaaggtatattgggcctttcaagatgttagagagacatggagaagtagcttattagttggaattacctgagagtttgtcaggtgtacaagatgtgtttcatgtgtctcaattaaagaagtgtttgcgtgtaccagAGGAGCAGATATCGTTAGatgagcttacagttaaggaagatcttacatatgaggaatttccggtaaagattttggagacaGCAGAAAAGGTTatgaggagccgagttataaagatgtgtaaggttcagtggaatcggtatacagaagataaGGCTACTTGTAAAAGAAAAGAGGATTTGAGGAAAATATACCCgtagctttttgagtaagcatcgtccgaatctcgaggacgagattcattttaaggaggtagaattataacaccctaaaatttgcatgattttaaaataggagcaaataatttaattatgcattttgtgagcatttaaatttagaaaaataataaatttgttaaaaataaaatcaaatataggtctacatacatgtgtgTGCATACATGctactgcatatttattttgtgatgctttGCTTTGATTGAAATTTGTAAAGGaattgaatttgagtttaaattgaatttgaaaatgagttaagaaaaataggaaaaaggATTTTATTTCCTTCTTCATTTCTCGGATTTCGACCTGAGTAGGCCCAGCTCCCGTTCCTGCTCCCACGCTCCGTGGCCCAGTTCTTCATCCATGtggcctgctctctctctctctctctctctctctctctctctctctctctctctctctctctctctccgcagCGGTCCAGCAGGCCGTCCCAGTCAAGCCGCGTCGCCCGCGCCTCCTCCCTTCCGCTGTGTCTCACTGTCAGCCGAGCCCCGCCTATCAGTCGCCTTCCCCCCACCTCTAGCTCATTTCTGCGCTGGACTCCACCGCCGCCAGAAGTCCATAGCCACCACGCCTCGTCCTTGCCTTGCGCCCTAAGCTGCTCCTGGCCATAAATAATGGGTGCCCGCATCGTGCCGCTCCTATCTTGAGCTTCGGAGCCACAGCCGCCTCGCTGAGACACTGCGCCACATCAAGCCCTAGCGCCACCGCCATCACCACCACTGCTATCACCGAGCGCCGCCTTCCATGTCATCTTCATCCACGTAAGACCCCTGGTGAGTTTGCCTCTCTGTTCTCTCCCTTCCCGTGACTTTTCCGTGGCCAATGATGCCTGGAGTCGTCGGATTGACGAACTCCGGTGAGGTCTCACCGTTATTCATGGAGCACCACCGTGCACAGTGTCGCCGGCCAGCCGTGCACCTCTATTTCCCCTCTCAATCTAATATGCTCCGTCCATTTGTGATCTGATGGTGGAAATCAACCCGTACCGGTTTGGCCGGACGTTTTGCAAAAGAACCCCTGAAGTTTTCTATGTGTTAACCTGCTGTCCCTGCATTTTTTTCTAAAGAACCTctgtcttcttctttatcatgccCACCGTCCCTGGTTCAGTTTAAAATccaattttattaatttaaattctaaaatcaagttcTAATTATTTACAGAAGTGCCACTGATCTTGTTTCacccataaaatcttcgttttaactctgatttggtccgttcaagttgtgttagattcgtaattgcgtaatctacatgtttatactactgttaagtatgttttcaacttttaaaattcaaggttagatttaatctattattttaataaaggaaatcttgtttaattcataactttctcgttttagctctgattttcgtgatcttcgcgtctgtgtgtgttcatagcgagacgtagattcgttttataaacttttcatcttgattttatgctgttggtgtactgttctaatctatactcattgtttgctatgcatgtttgcttctggatgcttgtatgttgcaaTGATTATCAAGTATAtacggtgagcaattcatgggtgatcaggagtactactttgacgagcaagatcagcaggaacactttgtttaaggcaagtatagcatgggatcatccttgttttctaccaattttaatatatttaattcatattgcgtgtcatcttgatagggatttcctagaattaaacttataccttgtctcctatgggatatgcattgagtagctttgctagtgctcaattaaaccatgatcttgtaacttaactaatggtatatgcaataaacattaaaatatgactttttagcaacttgaaaaTAGGGgtctggagtgtttagctactttctaaatgcttcatatttctctccctaaggacttatctgtaagtgatcatccgggacttatagtacagctgtaagggccatatggctctggctttagctcagtatgaggacctttttaaGCTTGTtaaaggttacctttatggcgtaagaatggcttgccgaatcgggtataggacagtctCTACTCCTATGTTTATAGCTGtgatggaattatgccattcgataggaggttcctatatctgtttgccgagtgaatttaatgatcctaacttgttagacgaatctttgaaaggcttcatagtaaaccctgcctgctcaccttaaaagtgttttgggagtaattaactcgggtatatgggtatcacgacttacagtgaaagtgtacaacctctgtagagtgtaaaactggtatatcagccgtgctcacggtcacgagcggccttgaaacccttatggaatagatgatcactaagaattatctgtttatgctatttattattcatgtttacattgatcatatgtttactatgggattaaaacaacttgttgctactcttatgctcaaattatgacaattaaaagctaaatgatgttaaacctgtgtcaagccttttgagcctcatgaacctcatgttacacttattgagtacgacacgtacttacgcttgtttattttcattatttggataaaaatcccggatgggtaacagatggctatggtaatgacgactttcctgaggattactagacttgtagtcaaccagttgatgtccctgtgatatggagcttccacgagagatttttctttatacttccgctacatttatgtgaagactctgttttattatacgtgatgtaataaacacttgtgatgatactatctataatttatcggcttatgtgtgtgactgatctctggacgcatataagattatgcatcctattttatccttaaaatcgggtgtgacaagaTCTACAATGATAATTTAGGAGAAACAAAAAATAGATTTTTAATGCTGTATAATGCTATATTTTTTAGCAAATATATAATGCTATATAAGAACCGTGCCAAACGGTGACGTGATCACAAACCGGTTTGCATTTTGTTGGGCCGTAAAACCCAGCACGGCCCACCCTCACACTGCCACACACACCAGAGTCCAAAGCCGCCTCAGTGCCGGTGCGGCGGCGCTGTCTCCCCACAAGGCACCGGCCGCCGGCCGCGGAGATGGAGCTACTGTGTCCCAGTGCCAAGAGGAGGAGATCCGAGGACCTCGCAGCTGGTGAGCCCCCGCCACGGGCGACGGAAGCCACGGAGGCGGCCAATCTCGGACCTACAACCCACAGCAaggaaccgccgccgccgcctgatgCTGGCGGCGGCGGTGACGTCGACCGCATCAGCGGTCTCCCCGACGCCGTCCTCGGTGAGATAGTTTCGCTTCTCTCCACCAAGGAAGCCGGTCGCACCCAAATCCTCGCTTCCCGGTGGCGCCACGTTTGGTTCGCCTCCCCTCTCGTCATCGACGGCAGCGACCTCTGGACCAAGCCCAAGATATTTACCGCCGCCAACGAGGCCCTCGCCAGCGCGGTCTCCAAAATCCTCTCCGCCCACCCGGGCCCCGGCCGCCGCTTCTGCGTCCCGCCGCACTATCTCCACGACCGTCCCGCCACCGTGGACGCCTGGCTCAGCTCCCCGGCGCTTCACAACCTCCAGGAGCTTGATTTCTGGGAAGGGAAACATATGGTACATAGGTATGGTCGCCCGTATCCGTTGGCACCACCACCTGCCTCTACTTTCCGGTTCTCGGCTACCCTCCGAGTTTCTACCTTGAGCAAATGCGAGCTCCCGGATAGCTCAGTGGAAGGGATTCACTTTCCCCACCTTAAGCAGCTCGGCCTTGAAAATGTCAGCCTCTCCGAGGGCTCACTGCATACGATGATTTCCAGCTGCCCTGTCCTGGAGTGTTTGCTGCTTAACGGCATCTTTGGGGTTGGCTGTCTCCGGATTAGTTCCAATACCCTTAGAAGCATCGGTGTCGGCACTGATTTTGATTGTTATAGGGACAATCTCCATAGGGACAATCTCCAGTTATTAGAGGAAGTCATAATTGATGCCCCTTGTCTTGAAAGATCTCTCTATCTTGGTTCATTCAAGCCAACCAATTTCATTATAATCTCTGCACCTAAACTGGAGGCCTTAGGCTGTCTTAATAATGATTGGTTTGAACGTACCAGGCTCGTGTTTGGCACCATAATTATTCAGGTAGTCATGGCACTCTATTTTCTTCCCATGAAAAGTCTGCTGAGTTTTGTTTTCTGTTACAGAGATTTTCATACCATCAGCATTTGCACATGGTTTGATGTTTtgttcaatgcttgattcagggATTAAAAGTTGTAAGCTTGACAACAACATTGAGCAGTGTCAAGACTCTAGCTGTCGCATCACATAATATGAATCTCGATACGGTTATTGAGTTGATGAAATGCTTTCCATGTCTGGAGAACTTGTACATAAAGGTAGTTCTTCAGCTACAGTTGTGGATCACAATGTTCTTATATTCTTTTTCTTGGCTTGGTGTTAATCCTTGTACCAATGTGGTTTGAGTTTTCCCATTTTAATCTGTTTTTCTCTTCAGTCTTGTATTTCAGGAGAAAATCGATGGCGTCATAAACATAGGGATTTCATTAAAAGCTGTGATATCCATCTCAAGAAAATAGTGTTGAGTTATCGAGGCATCAAATCACAAATCAACTTTGCCTCATTCTTTCTACTGAATGCGAGAGAGTTAGAGTTAatgaggctcgaagttggaaacACAAATTACAATGAGGCTTTCTTTGCAGAACAATATAGGATGCTTCAGATGGAGAAAAGGGCCTCGAGAGGTGCACGGTTACATTTTACAAACAAAGCATGTTCCCATCGTGTACATGTTAATCATGTCCGAGATTTGTCGGTAGCAGACCCCTTCGAATGTATGGAGTAGATGGTGGTATTTTGCCTTGGTCTTGCCAATCTCATTTGGTATTTGTTGGAACAACTATTTCTCATGATTGTAGTGTTTTGAATATCTATTACCTGGAACATGGGATATCTAAACAAAATATGCCCATCCTTAGTTTATGGTATATGCGATAAACTGACTATAGTAGAAATAGTAAATATGAGCCGTGTGCTATTGTGCAAGATTGCTGCAGttgacttttttttttatttcgagTTCTGAATATCAGCAACCTCCTCAGTAGATTTATGAAATCTTCATTTGGTACTACGTATTAGTCCTGTTACTTCCAACTCAAGGAAGCAGTGCTGTACGTAGTTAATCATCTCATGTGTCTTAGTTACAAAATCCCCAATTAgcagcctgtttggttggcttgtttgtatcgttgctggttcataaagaagtactgctggctggtttgtgtgagagaaaaatactatttcgactgaaaatttacgatcgtttacgacaagctacagccaaacgaacaggctgtagatgTTTCTTATGTTTTCAGGGAAAAACCCCGGACCCTTAGCATTGCTATCAAGAGCAAAAAATTCAGGTTCAAACATTTTACAACATCGGGCACCTCGTATCTGAGACAGCACAAGCATGGCTCAAACTACCACCTCCAATGTCCACAGTCCACTCAGGTCTCAGGAACTATATTAATATTAGTGAACTCCACAAAAATGTGGTCCAGGAATGAACTCTACCATCACGGTTTACCAAAAAGCGGACCTGCTGCTCAGCTGTTCAAGGTCTTCTAGGGCATCAAGTATGTCTTCCATCAGTCACCAGTCATTGAGATCCTCTGGACTTGACTCCTGAGGCTACCTTCCCCAGTTAGATGCTCCTTTTGTTTTCACATATTACCTTTTGTCGTGCTGGGCGACATGTAAGACCTTAGAAGCTGTGTCTTGTAAGCGGTTGGCGTAAACATCTATTTTACATTTTCCAGTTTGAGTCTGTCAAGTGGGACCTGATGGTCAGTCGGTGTAAGAGAGAGCACAtaagtgatgaacctttgttggGAACGGAGGAGTCTTCAGTAAAGTAAAAGTAGCCAAGGCAGAGGGGTTTACCCTGCCGGCACCTTCGTCACTGACTGCTCTCTTGTGTGCTCACGTCAACGGCGATCGCCGGCGGCCAAGGGTgcgacaagtggtatcagagacactCTATCCTCGGCGTGGGTGACGGGCGCAACGCTCTTCCTCATCGCCTCTTATCCATACATCCGACGCATTCACCGGCGTCCTACCGATACGACGTCCTACCACCTCCCCACCTCCTCCATCACCGTCGTCCGCCGTTTCTGCTCCGCATCTGCTCTTCCCTCCCCGGTACCGTCTCGATCCCGTTACTTCGATCTACAACTCGTAATTCCGGTGGGTAGGTTGATCTCTGTCACGCCCGCAGGGTGTTCGACGCGAGATCCCAGAGGTCCCTCCTTTGGGTTGAGTTGGGTCAGTGACGGTTTTGGGTGTCGGCTACCTTCTCCTTCCCCTCTCCACTCTTCCAAAAATTCCATCACCTCCACCAAATCCTTCTCCGTTTACACATCGGGTTCGGATCTGGTCCATCTGTCACCACGGCTCCACTTAAACCATCGAAACAGACCTAGATTCTGTTGGACACCATGGCCAGAAGTGCGGACGATGAGAAGCAGTTCATGGACCAGGTCATGGAGCAATTCGATCTGTTATTCACCAGGGTCAATGATGTTGGGGAACTTCAACAGCAAATGATAGCCCAGATGGATACCAGGGGAGTAGCCATGGATAACTATTCTGCTGAACAACACATGATCTCTCAAGAAACTTCATTCAcacatgatcgagagttggaagtgaatggagggtcaaatgctgaccggacgctggccccggtgcgaccggacgctggccgcagggtccggtcagtttatttgatcaagcagattgcgttcggtgcgaccgggcgctggagaggtcaagtgaccggatactgagaggcagcgtccggtcgactccagtaaggttctagagaagggaatctacgaccggacgcgtctgatcagtactgaccggaccctgggggttcagcgtccggtcgagtacagtaaggttccagtaagggtttaatgcgaccggacgcgtccggtcagtggtgatcggaccctgccagcgtccggtcaacacattttcactggttcacgggttgaactgaccggagcgtccggtcaatatgaccggagcctccggtcaccccgcagaagctcataacggttcgtttttcaggctgccttataaatagaagctccactcgtgtgtggagtcacttttgctcattccaatagctgagaaacacgtttataagtgccaagaagagcaaggtcctagtgaggtgattgagatttgagaatccaagagagtagcctcattagtgaatcaagagtagccaagtgtgcatccatcttctcattaggcttcgcgtggtcaagtgagagttcgtgcttgttactcttggtgatcgccatcacctagacggctttgtggtgattggaagcttggtgatcacctggcggagcttgtgggtgacccaactcaagttgtgagtggctttgggtgacTCACCACGACAAAGTGTCGaaaaatcaacccatagagagcacttgatccttgcgcggatcaagggggagctacacccttgcgcgggtgctccaacgag encodes:
- the LOC136534293 gene encoding F-box protein At4g09920-like, with the protein product MELLCPSAKRRRSEDLAAGEPPPRATEATEAANLGPTTHSKEPPPPPDAGGGGDVDRISGLPDAVLGEIVSLLSTKEAGRTQILASRWRHVWFASPLVIDGSDLWTKPKIFTAANEALASAVSKILSAHPGPGRRFCVPPHYLHDRPATVDAWLSSPALHNLQELDFWEGKHMVHRYGRPYPLAPPPASTFRFSATLRVSTLSKCELPDSSVEGIHFPHLKQLGLENVSLSEGSLHTMISSCPVLECLLLNGIFGVGCLRISSNTLRSIGVGTDFDCYRDNLHRDNLQLLEEVIIDAPCLERSLYLGSFKPTNFIIISAPKLEALGCLNNDWFERTRLVFGTIIIQGLKVVSLTTTLSSVKTLAVASHNMNLDTVIELMKCFPCLENLYIKSCISGENRWRHKHRDFIKSCDIHLKKIVLSYRGIKSQINFASFFLLNARELELMRLEVGNTNYNEAFFAEQYRMLQMEKRASRGARLHFTNKACSHRVHVNHVRDLSVADPFECME